The following coding sequences lie in one Ignatzschineria sp. RMDPL8A genomic window:
- the nuoL gene encoding NADH-quinone oxidoreductase subunit L, with protein sequence MELKFVYLSIVLLPLLGSIISGLFCRVINPKVAHSVTILFVGIAAALSVMVLIQHFNGTAPIFDDNVYTWMDAGNATVAVGFLVDNLTAMMMVVVTSVSLMVHIYSIGYMSGDPGYSRFFSYISLFTFSMLMLVMSNNFMQLFFGWEAVGLVSYLLIGFWYKKPTAIYANMKAFVVNRVGDFGFIIGIACVFMMSGSLHYSGAFSNLESAHTTFHFFGMEWNMVTVACFFLFIGAMGKSAQVPLHVWLPDSMEGPTPISALIHAATMVTAGIFMVSRMAPLYELSTAALSFIMIIGAITALFMGVLGLFQNDIKRVVAYSTISQLGYMTVALGASAYSMAAFHLTTHAFFKALLFLGAGSVIIGMHHEQDMRFMGGLAKRMPITWITTLLGALALIGMPFFSGYYSKEGIIMALHHSDIFGSGFASIALLLGVFLTALYTFRMIFLVFHGKERFTIDPNDHSGAQGVLHEVPKESRLVVTIPLILLAIPSVILGWYMAPEMLSGSFLKEALEVNGPLLHSTMSDLQADFAGLSGTGISWEMTKEAITAPAFYLTIAGLLTAWFVYMVKPSIADAATNAVEKARLMPLFANNYYFDKINEKVFSAGAISVGNTLWKKVDDELIDQKIVFGSSRIASALGGFVRKIQTGYLYHSAFLMIIGLLVLMTWVVFN encoded by the coding sequence ATGGAATTAAAATTTGTCTATTTATCAATCGTTTTATTGCCTCTATTAGGCTCGATTATCTCAGGACTTTTCTGCCGAGTAATCAACCCGAAAGTGGCACATAGCGTAACGATTCTCTTTGTGGGAATCGCAGCGGCTCTCTCAGTGATGGTGTTAATTCAACATTTCAATGGGACGGCGCCAATCTTTGACGATAACGTCTACACCTGGATGGATGCGGGAAATGCAACGGTTGCCGTCGGCTTCCTTGTGGATAACTTAACCGCAATGATGATGGTGGTAGTTACCTCTGTATCGCTCATGGTGCATATCTACTCAATTGGGTATATGTCTGGCGATCCTGGGTATAGCCGCTTCTTCAGCTACATCTCACTCTTTACTTTCTCAATGTTGATGCTGGTGATGTCAAACAACTTCATGCAGCTCTTCTTTGGTTGGGAAGCGGTGGGTCTTGTATCCTATCTTCTGATCGGTTTCTGGTATAAAAAGCCTACAGCGATCTACGCAAACATGAAAGCGTTCGTGGTTAACCGTGTGGGTGACTTTGGATTTATTATCGGGATCGCGTGCGTATTTATGATGAGCGGAAGCCTTCATTACAGCGGCGCATTCTCAAATCTTGAAAGTGCTCATACAACGTTCCATTTCTTCGGAATGGAGTGGAATATGGTGACGGTTGCCTGTTTCTTCCTCTTTATTGGGGCAATGGGTAAATCAGCGCAAGTTCCCTTACATGTATGGTTACCGGATTCGATGGAAGGTCCGACCCCAATCTCGGCACTGATTCACGCGGCAACAATGGTTACCGCAGGGATCTTCATGGTGTCACGTATGGCGCCTCTATATGAGTTATCGACCGCAGCACTCTCATTTATCATGATTATTGGTGCGATCACAGCGCTCTTTATGGGGGTTTTAGGTCTCTTCCAAAATGACATTAAACGCGTTGTGGCGTATTCAACCATTTCACAACTCGGTTATATGACGGTTGCTCTTGGTGCGTCAGCGTACTCAATGGCAGCGTTCCACTTAACCACGCACGCATTCTTTAAAGCCCTTCTCTTCTTAGGTGCAGGATCGGTGATTATCGGTATGCATCACGAGCAAGATATGCGCTTTATGGGTGGCCTTGCAAAACGGATGCCGATCACTTGGATTACCACGTTATTAGGTGCGCTTGCGCTGATTGGTATGCCATTCTTCTCAGGCTACTACTCAAAAGAGGGCATCATTATGGCACTTCACCATAGCGATATCTTCGGCAGTGGCTTTGCGAGCATTGCGTTACTCTTAGGGGTTTTCTTAACGGCACTCTACACCTTCCGTATGATCTTCTTGGTCTTCCACGGAAAAGAGCGTTTCACCATCGATCCAAACGATCACAGTGGTGCGCAAGGCGTGCTTCACGAGGTACCAAAAGAGTCTCGTTTAGTGGTAACGATTCCGTTAATTTTATTAGCGATTCCATCTGTGATTCTTGGTTGGTATATGGCGCCGGAGATGCTTTCAGGCAGTTTCTTAAAAGAAGCGCTTGAAGTGAATGGCCCACTTTTACACAGCACGATGAGCGATCTTCAAGCGGATTTTGCAGGTCTTTCAGGTACGGGAATTTCATGGGAGATGACCAAAGAGGCGATCACCGCTCCAGCGTTCTATCTCACCATTGCAGGACTTCTCACAGCATGGTTTGTCTATATGGTAAAACCATCCATTGCTGATGCGGCAACGAACGCGGTTGAAAAAGCGCGCTTAATGCCTCTCTTTGCGAACAACTATTACTTCGACAAGATCAATGAAAAAGTCTTCTCTGCCGGAGCGATTAGCGTTGGTAATACATTATGGAAGAAGGTCGATGACGAACTGATCGATCAGAAGATCGTCTTTGGTTCATCACGCATTGCAAGCGCTCTCGGGGGCTTTGTGCGTAAGATCCAAACAGGATACCTCTATCACTCAGCATTTTTAATGATCATAGGGCTGTTAGTGCTTATGACATGGGTCGTTTTTAACTAG
- the nuoI gene encoding NADH-quinone oxidoreductase subunit NuoI — translation MSNKFKLLYDTFTLRELRKGLGITWRYMFRDKFTVSYPEEKTPQSNRFRGLHALRRYPNGEERCIACKLCEATCPAQAITIDTEERADGTRRTTRYDIDLFKCIFCGLCEQACPVDSIVQTRIFEYHMEEKGDNIITKEQLLAIGDKFEEQIASDLAQDSDLY, via the coding sequence ATGTCGAATAAATTTAAATTACTCTACGATACATTTACCCTTCGTGAGCTACGGAAAGGTCTGGGCATCACATGGCGTTATATGTTTCGTGATAAATTCACTGTCTCATATCCAGAGGAAAAAACCCCGCAATCGAATCGATTCCGTGGGCTCCATGCATTAAGACGCTACCCCAATGGGGAAGAGCGTTGCATCGCATGTAAACTCTGTGAGGCAACCTGTCCCGCGCAAGCGATTACGATCGATACAGAAGAGCGTGCCGATGGTACCCGTCGTACCACTCGTTACGATATTGACCTCTTCAAATGCATCTTCTGCGGTCTGTGCGAACAAGCCTGTCCGGTTGATTCCATTGTTCAAACGCGTATTTTTGAATACCACATGGAAGAGAAGGGCGACAACATTATCACTAAAGAGCAGTTACTTGCGATTGGTGATAAGTTCGAAGAGCAGATTGCAAGCGATCTCGCTCAAGATAGCGATTTGTACTAA
- a CDS encoding NAD(P)H-dependent oxidoreductase subunit E, whose product MKGKESILSANVQAEIDAWLQRFPDDRKQSALLAALRAVQHENEGYLTTELMDAVAEYLDLPPVAVYEVATFYSMYEMKPCGKNALMICTNISCMLRGGEEILAHVENRLGIKAGESTPDGLFSLKKEDECIAACTNAPAALVNHEYHENLTIEKIDEILDKIIENSKGANA is encoded by the coding sequence ATGAAAGGTAAAGAGAGTATTTTAAGCGCGAACGTACAAGCGGAAATTGATGCGTGGTTACAACGTTTCCCTGATGACCGCAAACAATCAGCGCTCTTAGCTGCACTTCGTGCTGTACAACATGAAAATGAAGGCTATCTCACCACCGAATTAATGGATGCCGTTGCAGAGTATTTAGATCTGCCACCGGTGGCGGTATATGAGGTTGCTACCTTCTATTCAATGTACGAAATGAAGCCCTGCGGTAAAAACGCACTCATGATCTGTACCAATATCTCCTGCATGCTGCGTGGCGGCGAGGAGATTTTAGCGCATGTGGAGAATCGTTTAGGCATTAAAGCTGGCGAATCAACCCCTGATGGTCTTTTTTCATTAAAGAAAGAGGACGAATGCATTGCGGCATGTACCAATGCCCCAGCAGCGCTGGTCAATCATGAATATCACGAGAACTTAACGATCGAAAAGATCGATGAGATCTTAGATAAAATTATTGAGAATTCAAAAGGAGCAAACGCATGA
- a CDS encoding NADH-quinone oxidoreductase subunit H, producing the protein MELLMAIYNYPLVAALVKAIAVIIPVVLGVAYLTLVERKVLGYMHVRLGPNRVGPYGLLQPFADLLKMLFKEFVIPSAANKKMFLVAPFIAITSAFAVWVVIPFGEGAFKEGSMLDSSVLYVLAIASLGVYASLIGGWASNSKFAIFGAIRSAAQVISYELAMGFALIAVIITAGSLNFTDIVLGQKGYGILSWYFIPLFPVMIVYYISSLAELNRAPFAVVEGESEIVAGFFTEYSSTGFVSFYLAEYTNMILASALITLLFFGGWLSPLSGFGLESVPVLGWLAQDGIIWMVLKIIFFLFSIIWVRATFPGYRYDQIMRLGWKFFIPITVIWLLVVVVMHQVNFGPWFS; encoded by the coding sequence ATGGAATTGTTAATGGCAATTTACAACTACCCATTAGTGGCTGCGTTAGTGAAAGCGATCGCGGTGATTATTCCGGTGGTGTTAGGGGTTGCGTATCTCACCTTAGTTGAGCGTAAAGTGCTCGGGTATATGCATGTCCGTTTAGGGCCAAACCGTGTAGGGCCATATGGTCTTTTACAACCGTTTGCTGACCTTTTGAAAATGCTCTTTAAAGAGTTTGTGATTCCCTCAGCGGCGAACAAAAAAATGTTCTTAGTCGCGCCCTTTATTGCAATCACTTCCGCCTTTGCGGTGTGGGTGGTCATTCCTTTCGGGGAAGGGGCATTTAAAGAGGGCTCAATGCTCGATTCGAGTGTGTTATATGTCTTAGCGATCGCATCGCTCGGCGTTTATGCATCACTTATTGGTGGTTGGGCATCGAACTCAAAATTTGCGATTTTCGGAGCGATCCGTAGCGCAGCTCAAGTAATTTCATACGAACTTGCGATGGGCTTTGCGTTAATCGCGGTGATTATCACAGCCGGTAGCCTTAACTTTACCGATATTGTGCTCGGTCAGAAAGGTTACGGTATTTTAAGCTGGTATTTCATTCCGCTTTTCCCAGTGATGATTGTGTATTACATCTCAAGTTTAGCGGAACTAAACCGTGCACCGTTTGCGGTGGTAGAAGGGGAGTCTGAAATTGTTGCTGGGTTCTTTACCGAGTATTCAAGTACCGGGTTCGTGAGCTTCTATCTAGCGGAATATACCAACATGATCTTAGCCTCAGCGCTTATTACACTTCTCTTCTTTGGAGGTTGGTTATCACCGCTTTCAGGATTTGGCTTAGAGAGTGTTCCAGTTTTAGGCTGGCTCGCGCAGGATGGCATTATCTGGATGGTGCTTAAGATTATCTTCTTCCTCTTCAGTATTATTTGGGTGCGTGCGACCTTCCCCGGGTATCGTTATGACCAAATCATGCGTTTAGGATGGAAATTCTTTATTCCGATTACCGTGATCTGGTTACTTGTTGTAGTGGTTATGCATCAAGTGAACTTCGGTCCTTGGTTTAGTTAA
- a CDS encoding NADH-quinone oxidoreductase subunit J yields MLFKILFYIFAAITIYSAVRVVSAKNTMTSVLHLILTFVMTSCLWMLLQAEFLALALIIIYCGAVMVFFLFAVMMLDIPEEALKSAGNKKYIAIGLIVAVVFVAEIIAITTGSESLLRNPEHFSAIVGEDPVSKFGSNPKDLGFLLYTEYLYSFEVVAMVLLVSMIAAISLTRRTGPLKRKEVDVSWQIRQNAEDRMRVVSMPASKMAEYVEPEEAPVLEESDAAAEGEAVTADAAPADDKKEEK; encoded by the coding sequence ATGTTATTTAAGATTCTGTTTTATATTTTCGCTGCCATCACCATCTATTCTGCGGTGCGCGTTGTCAGTGCGAAAAATACCATGACCTCGGTACTTCACTTGATTTTAACCTTTGTGATGACGAGCTGTTTATGGATGTTACTGCAGGCGGAGTTCTTAGCGCTTGCACTCATTATTATCTATTGTGGCGCGGTAATGGTCTTCTTCCTATTTGCGGTGATGATGCTCGATATTCCTGAAGAGGCGCTTAAAAGTGCTGGGAATAAAAAGTACATTGCAATTGGACTCATTGTTGCGGTGGTATTTGTGGCAGAGATCATTGCGATTACCACAGGCTCAGAGAGCTTATTGCGTAATCCTGAACACTTCAGCGCAATTGTCGGTGAGGATCCTGTGAGCAAATTTGGAAGCAATCCAAAAGATCTCGGATTTTTACTCTACACCGAATACCTCTACTCATTTGAAGTGGTGGCGATGGTGCTTTTAGTATCGATGATCGCAGCAATTAGCTTAACGCGTCGTACCGGTCCGCTTAAACGTAAAGAGGTGGATGTGTCATGGCAGATCCGTCAAAACGCTGAGGATCGCATGCGCGTTGTTTCAATGCCTGCATCGAAAATGGCTGAGTATGTAGAACCGGAAGAAGCGCCTGTGCTCGAAGAGAGTGACGCGGCCGCGGAAGGGGAAGCAGTGACAGCCGATGCAGCTCCCGCAGATGACAAAAAGGAGGAAAAATAA
- the nuoG gene encoding NADH-quinone oxidoreductase subunit NuoG: protein MTNDNMLTITIDGKEIKAPKGSMLIEVADNAGIPIPRFCYHDKLSIAASCRMCLVDVERMPKPAPACATPIMDGMIVRTRSEKAREAQKAVMEFLLINHPLDCPVCDQGGECELQDFSYQYGQNLSLFEEEKRHYEKIDIGPLVETFMNRCIQCTRCVRYGDEIAGMRELGGMNRGDRLEITTHIEHELKSEVSANIIDICPVGALTAKPSKYQARPWEYENHPSISIHDGLGANTSIHTLRGKIARSVPRENEAINEIWIADRDRFSYEAIHSSDRALAPYIKGGDGQLEKTDWAKALLATRMVLEGVISKHGADQVGVLVSPLATVEEMHLAQKLAKSLGIKNIDHRFNQEDFRNDRSEPLYRGLGVSVADVNALDSFALIGADIRMELPVLGIRMRDAVKNGARVSMLSSYDADQLVPVNALVRHPGKWVGELSAVLNALATSKNVEVDRNLLQFAGELSAEGQALVDQLLAGKKQWVVLGAEAIRHPDFAFIQALSMAIAKVSGANFGYISEGANATGAMLTKVHPDVGGLNTKAMIDAQLKAYLLVGAIDPIEDYHNPAQIDAALTKADIVVAMTPFFSDYLSRVATTVLPVAAWGETPGSLVNLEGKCQTVSAAALPQGEARPLWKVLRVLGNQFQLDGFDYINAGEILAEWNVAQKELGEATNFVEINVEGYERNVRDVLMAIPSRSLYSVDAYVRRSEALQKTPLAKRARIAVNPGVAMIASKETFELQGQSLSIRVTEKLADQVVRIPVEFAGSVPFYSADLLKEAK from the coding sequence ATGACTAACGACAATATGCTCACGATTACAATTGATGGCAAAGAGATTAAGGCGCCAAAAGGGAGCATGCTCATTGAAGTAGCCGATAACGCAGGGATTCCGATTCCACGTTTTTGCTACCACGATAAGCTCTCCATCGCCGCAAGTTGCCGGATGTGTTTAGTGGATGTTGAACGCATGCCAAAACCTGCGCCTGCGTGTGCAACGCCCATTATGGATGGCATGATTGTGCGTACCCGTAGTGAAAAAGCGCGTGAAGCACAAAAAGCAGTAATGGAATTTTTACTCATTAATCACCCACTTGATTGCCCTGTGTGCGACCAAGGTGGTGAGTGTGAGTTACAAGATTTCTCCTATCAATATGGTCAAAATCTCTCACTTTTCGAAGAAGAGAAACGCCATTATGAAAAAATTGATATCGGACCACTCGTAGAAACCTTTATGAATCGCTGTATCCAATGTACCCGTTGTGTACGTTACGGCGATGAAATTGCAGGCATGCGCGAGCTTGGCGGGATGAATCGTGGGGATCGTTTAGAGATCACAACGCATATTGAGCACGAGCTTAAATCGGAAGTATCGGCCAATATTATCGATATCTGTCCGGTAGGAGCGCTCACCGCAAAACCATCTAAATATCAGGCGCGTCCTTGGGAATATGAAAATCACCCATCCATTAGCATTCATGATGGTTTAGGCGCGAACACGTCAATTCATACCCTTCGCGGTAAAATTGCACGCAGCGTTCCTCGTGAAAATGAAGCGATTAATGAAATCTGGATTGCTGACCGTGACCGTTTCAGTTATGAAGCGATCCATAGCAGTGATCGTGCTTTAGCACCTTATATTAAAGGGGGCGATGGCCAATTAGAGAAAACTGATTGGGCGAAAGCATTGCTTGCAACTCGTATGGTGCTCGAAGGAGTAATCTCAAAACATGGTGCAGATCAAGTGGGCGTTCTCGTATCACCGCTTGCCACCGTTGAAGAGATGCATTTAGCGCAGAAATTAGCGAAATCCCTCGGCATTAAAAATATTGACCATCGTTTTAATCAAGAAGATTTCCGTAATGATCGTTCTGAACCTCTCTATCGCGGTTTAGGTGTGTCAGTTGCGGATGTGAATGCACTTGATTCGTTTGCACTGATTGGTGCGGACATTCGTATGGAGCTTCCCGTTCTTGGTATTCGTATGCGTGATGCAGTGAAAAACGGCGCGCGCGTTTCGATGTTAAGTAGCTATGATGCTGACCAGCTCGTTCCAGTAAATGCCTTAGTGCGCCACCCGGGCAAATGGGTTGGTGAGTTATCAGCGGTCTTAAACGCATTAGCGACGTCGAAAAATGTAGAGGTTGATCGCAATCTTCTTCAGTTCGCTGGTGAGTTAAGTGCCGAAGGACAAGCGCTCGTTGATCAGCTGCTCGCAGGTAAAAAACAGTGGGTGGTGCTTGGTGCGGAAGCGATTCGTCATCCTGACTTTGCCTTTATTCAAGCGCTCTCAATGGCGATTGCGAAGGTAAGCGGTGCGAACTTTGGGTATATCAGCGAAGGCGCGAATGCAACGGGTGCGATGTTAACGAAAGTTCATCCTGATGTGGGCGGTCTTAATACAAAAGCGATGATCGATGCGCAATTAAAAGCGTATCTATTAGTAGGTGCGATCGATCCGATAGAGGATTATCATAATCCAGCACAGATCGATGCGGCATTAACCAAAGCGGATATTGTTGTGGCGATGACGCCATTCTTTAGCGATTATCTCAGCCGTGTGGCAACCACTGTGTTGCCGGTAGCGGCATGGGGTGAAACTCCGGGCTCACTTGTGAATCTTGAAGGCAAATGCCAAACCGTTTCGGCAGCGGCGCTTCCTCAAGGGGAAGCTCGTCCGCTCTGGAAAGTATTGCGCGTATTAGGCAATCAGTTCCAACTTGATGGATTTGATTATATTAATGCCGGCGAGATCTTAGCTGAATGGAATGTAGCGCAAAAAGAATTGGGCGAGGCAACCAACTTTGTTGAGATCAACGTGGAAGGTTATGAGCGAAATGTTCGTGATGTTCTAATGGCGATTCCTTCACGTTCACTCTACTCAGTCGATGCTTATGTGCGCCGTTCTGAAGCGTTACAAAAAACCCCTCTTGCAAAACGAGCACGCATTGCGGTTAATCCCGGCGTTGCGATGATTGCGAGCAAGGAGACATTTGAACTGCAAGGTCAGTCGCTCTCGATTCGTGTCACGGAAAAACTTGCGGATCAAGTGGTTCGTATCCCCGTTGAATTCGCAGGAAGCGTACCATTTTACTCTGCCGATCTACTTAAGGAGGCAAAATAA
- the nuoF gene encoding NADH-quinone oxidoreductase subunit NuoF — protein MMNEVCYFTLGHDNPWSIDTYLELGGYEGWKKILRGELSRDEVIELVKASELRGRGGAGFPTGVKWSFMPKGDGVKSYLVCNSDESEPGTCKDRDILRFNPHALVEGMLIGAFAIGAEVGYNYMRGEFMHEPFERFEQAVQEAKDAGLLGDNIQGTGINIHLYGALGAGAYICGEETALLESLEGKKGQPRFKPPFPAAVGLYGKPTTINNCESLSSVGRILRNGPDWFKEHGIPGAGGQKIFSVSGHVAKPGNYEIPMGTPFKDLLELAGGVWKGRKLKAVIPGGSSVPVVPADIMMGVNMDYDSIAKGAGSMMGSGAVIVMDETTDMVKALQTLSSFYFSESCGQCTPCREGTGWLFRIVTRILEGKGRPEDMERLLHVANNIGGRTICALGDAAAAPVLSFIKHFPEEFAYYIEHGRSMVEGANND, from the coding sequence ATTATGAATGAAGTTTGTTACTTTACCCTAGGTCACGACAATCCGTGGTCGATCGACACCTATTTGGAGCTCGGCGGCTATGAGGGTTGGAAAAAGATTCTACGCGGCGAATTGTCCCGTGATGAAGTGATCGAATTGGTAAAAGCGTCTGAACTTCGCGGTCGTGGTGGGGCAGGGTTCCCAACCGGAGTGAAGTGGAGCTTTATGCCAAAAGGCGATGGCGTTAAGAGCTATCTCGTCTGTAACTCGGATGAATCTGAGCCCGGCACCTGTAAAGACCGTGATATTTTGCGTTTTAACCCGCACGCACTTGTTGAAGGAATGCTGATTGGCGCCTTCGCAATCGGTGCTGAAGTGGGTTACAACTATATGCGCGGTGAGTTTATGCATGAGCCCTTTGAGCGTTTTGAACAAGCGGTTCAAGAGGCAAAAGACGCGGGCCTTCTTGGCGATAATATCCAAGGAACCGGCATTAACATTCATCTCTACGGAGCACTCGGTGCGGGCGCATATATCTGTGGGGAAGAGACGGCGCTTTTAGAATCCTTAGAAGGTAAAAAAGGTCAGCCACGTTTTAAACCCCCATTCCCAGCGGCGGTGGGTTTGTACGGTAAACCGACCACCATTAATAACTGTGAATCGCTCTCATCGGTTGGACGCATTTTACGTAATGGTCCCGATTGGTTTAAAGAGCACGGCATTCCCGGTGCAGGCGGTCAAAAGATCTTCTCGGTATCAGGACACGTTGCCAAACCCGGTAACTATGAGATTCCGATGGGGACTCCCTTTAAGGATCTTTTAGAGTTAGCCGGCGGTGTGTGGAAAGGCCGTAAATTAAAAGCGGTGATTCCCGGCGGATCGTCAGTTCCTGTTGTGCCAGCGGATATTATGATGGGCGTTAACATGGATTACGACTCGATCGCGAAAGGCGCAGGCTCAATGATGGGGTCGGGCGCAGTGATCGTGATGGATGAAACCACCGATATGGTCAAAGCCTTACAAACGCTTTCCAGTTTCTACTTTAGCGAATCGTGCGGGCAATGTACGCCGTGCCGCGAAGGAACCGGTTGGTTATTCCGCATTGTGACACGTATTTTAGAAGGTAAAGGCCGTCCTGAAGATATGGAGCGTTTACTCCATGTTGCCAATAATATTGGTGGACGAACCATTTGTGCTTTAGGTGATGCAGCGGCGGCACCTGTATTGAGCTTTATTAAGCATTTCCCAGAAGAATTTGCTTATTACATTGAACATGGCCGCAGCATGGTAGAGGGAGCAAATAATGACTAA
- the nuoK gene encoding NADH-quinone oxidoreductase subunit NuoK — MNLVVTDYVVLASILFGISAAGIFINRKNLIVLLMCIEMMLLSTSILFVAFSTFANDLHGQVFVFFTLAVAAAEAAIGLAILVLIFRKRAEIDVDSLNEMRG; from the coding sequence ATGAACTTAGTCGTAACGGATTATGTCGTACTGGCAAGTATCCTATTTGGCATTAGTGCGGCTGGCATTTTTATTAATCGGAAGAATCTGATTGTATTGTTGATGTGTATCGAAATGATGCTCTTATCGACCAGTATTCTTTTCGTGGCGTTTTCAACCTTTGCAAACGATCTTCATGGTCAGGTGTTTGTTTTCTTCACGCTCGCGGTGGCCGCGGCGGAAGCAGCGATTGGACTTGCAATCTTAGTGCTAATCTTTAGAAAACGAGCCGAAATCGATGTTGATAGTTTAAATGAGATGAGAGGCTAA
- a CDS encoding NADH-quinone oxidoreductase subunit M: MNTMQISWLSLVIWLPIIGGLVVLAVGKDQPSRARWIALAVSVVAFVLSLPLFFSFDPTVAGMQFVENSVWSTQLGTAYHLGVDGFSMPFIILTTFVTIIVVIAGWEVIKDRPNQYFAAFLILEGLMNGIFASVDGILFYIFFEAMLIPMFLIIGVWGGPGRIVAALKFFLYTFLGSIFLLVALIYLYLQTGEAGQYSFNILDFQSLNLDPTAQRWLFFAFLAGFAVKVPMWPVHTWLPSAHVEAPTGGSVVLAAITLKIGGYGFVRFILPIVPHGAETYAWFVIALSIVAIIYISLVALVQRDMKKLIAYSSIAHMGFVTLGFMLPFGIAKVTGSFDAAQMAIQGGMMQMISHGLVSSAMFLCIGVLYDRVHSREIADYGGVINTMPVFGAFFVFFAMANSGLPGTSGFIGEFWVILSSFQYSIWIALAAASALILSAAYNLWLTKRVILGEVTHDHVAKLTDINGREWLLLGSLAVLIILFGIWPNPVAELMHTSIDGLLEQVSFGVEQAAKAQQLIAR, translated from the coding sequence ATGAATACAATGCAAATATCTTGGTTAAGTTTAGTAATTTGGTTGCCAATCATCGGAGGGCTCGTTGTACTCGCGGTCGGAAAAGATCAGCCATCACGAGCTCGCTGGATTGCATTGGCGGTATCCGTTGTTGCGTTTGTGCTCTCACTGCCGCTTTTCTTCTCGTTCGACCCAACGGTCGCAGGGATGCAATTTGTCGAAAACAGCGTCTGGAGCACTCAGCTTGGCACAGCGTATCACTTAGGGGTTGATGGATTTTCAATGCCCTTTATCATTCTGACCACCTTTGTGACCATCATTGTGGTGATCGCAGGGTGGGAAGTGATCAAGGATCGCCCGAATCAATATTTCGCGGCATTCTTAATTCTTGAAGGATTGATGAACGGAATTTTCGCATCGGTTGATGGTATTTTATTTTATATCTTCTTCGAAGCGATGTTGATCCCGATGTTCCTAATCATCGGTGTTTGGGGAGGCCCTGGCCGTATTGTGGCCGCGCTTAAATTCTTCCTCTACACCTTCTTAGGATCGATCTTCCTCTTAGTGGCGTTAATTTATCTCTATCTACAAACCGGTGAAGCGGGTCAATACAGCTTTAATATCTTAGATTTCCAAAGCTTAAATCTTGATCCAACCGCGCAGCGCTGGCTCTTCTTTGCATTCCTTGCGGGGTTTGCGGTGAAAGTGCCGATGTGGCCGGTTCACACTTGGTTGCCTTCAGCGCACGTTGAAGCGCCTACTGGGGGTTCAGTTGTGTTAGCAGCGATTACCCTTAAAATCGGGGGTTACGGATTTGTTCGTTTCATCCTTCCGATCGTTCCTCACGGAGCGGAGACCTACGCATGGTTTGTGATCGCGCTTAGTATCGTAGCGATTATCTATATCTCGCTTGTGGCTCTTGTACAGCGCGATATGAAAAAACTTATCGCATACTCATCGATTGCTCACATGGGATTTGTTACGCTTGGCTTTATGCTTCCATTTGGTATTGCAAAAGTGACCGGATCATTTGATGCGGCGCAAATGGCGATCCAAGGCGGTATGATGCAGATGATTTCGCACGGACTTGTGTCATCAGCGATGTTCCTCTGTATTGGGGTGCTCTATGATCGCGTTCACTCACGTGAAATTGCGGATTACGGTGGGGTGATCAACACCATGCCTGTATTTGGTGCGTTCTTTGTCTTCTTTGCGATGGCAAACTCAGGTCTTCCTGGAACATCAGGTTTTATCGGTGAATTCTGGGTGATTCTCTCAAGCTTCCAATACTCAATTTGGATCGCATTAGCAGCGGCGTCAGCGCTTATCTTAAGTGCGGCGTACAACTTATGGCTCACTAAACGTGTGATCTTAGGTGAAGTAACCCACGATCATGTGGCAAAACTCACCGATATCAACGGTAGAGAGTGGCTCTTACTCGGTTCGCTCGCGGTATTAATTATCCTTTTCGGTATCTGGCCAAATCCAGTAGCGGAATTGATGCATACCTCGATTGATGGCCTTTTAGAGCAAGTTAGCTTTGGTGTTGAACAAGCAGCGAAAGCTCAACAGTTAATCGCTCGATAA